The following are encoded together in the Nocardioides thalensis genome:
- a CDS encoding ROK family transcriptional regulator, whose amino-acid sequence MRASDVFDLLRDGQPRTRAQLAELTGLARSTISARLDALVRLGLVVPFGGVSTGGRPPSLLAFNPGARVVVGIDLGATHASAALADLDGQILAERTQRLDIASGPKKVLGWAERTVRDLLADQGRSAGELAAIGIGLPGPVEHSTGRAINPPIMPGWDRYDVPGHVQRAFDVPVLVDNDVNIMALGEQHAHLRDVTDLVFIKVGTGIGAGIISGGTLQRGAQGTAGDLGHIYVPRGADVTCRCGNLGCLEAIAAVPALADAIRAAGVEVAADADVVRLVRAGDPEAVKAVRQSGRDLGEVLAALVNLVNPSVIVIGGALAAAGESLIAGIREIVYLRSLPLATEHLHIATSRAGERAGVIGAAALAIGHVLSPESIDRAVEASAVAATGG is encoded by the coding sequence GTGCGAGCCAGCGACGTGTTCGACCTCCTCCGGGACGGTCAGCCGCGCACCCGGGCCCAGCTCGCCGAGCTCACCGGCCTGGCCCGCTCCACGATCTCCGCGCGGCTCGACGCGCTGGTGCGGCTGGGCCTGGTGGTGCCGTTCGGCGGCGTCTCCACGGGCGGCCGGCCGCCGTCGCTGCTGGCGTTCAACCCCGGCGCCCGGGTCGTCGTGGGCATCGACCTCGGGGCCACGCACGCCTCGGCCGCGCTGGCCGACCTCGACGGGCAGATCCTGGCCGAGCGGACCCAGCGGCTCGACATCGCGTCGGGGCCGAAGAAGGTCCTCGGCTGGGCGGAGCGGACGGTCCGCGACCTGCTCGCCGACCAGGGTCGCTCTGCCGGCGAGCTCGCCGCGATCGGCATCGGCCTGCCCGGGCCGGTCGAGCACTCGACCGGCCGCGCGATCAACCCGCCGATCATGCCCGGGTGGGACCGCTACGACGTGCCCGGCCACGTGCAGCGCGCGTTCGACGTGCCGGTGCTGGTCGACAACGACGTCAACATCATGGCCCTCGGCGAGCAGCACGCCCACCTGCGCGACGTGACCGACCTGGTGTTCATCAAGGTCGGCACCGGCATCGGCGCCGGCATCATTTCGGGCGGCACGCTCCAGCGCGGCGCCCAGGGCACCGCCGGCGACCTCGGCCACATCTACGTGCCGCGCGGCGCCGACGTCACGTGCCGCTGCGGCAACCTCGGCTGCCTCGAGGCGATCGCGGCCGTCCCGGCGCTGGCCGACGCGATCCGCGCCGCCGGTGTCGAGGTCGCGGCCGACGCCGACGTGGTCCGCCTGGTGCGCGCCGGCGACCCCGAGGCGGTCAAGGCCGTGCGCCAGTCCGGCCGCGACCTCGGCGAGGTGCTCGCCGCGCTGGTCAACCTCGTCAACCCGTCCGTGATCGTGATCGGCGGAGCGCTCGCGGCCGCGGGGGAGAGCCTGATCGCGGGGATCCGCGAGATCGTCTACCTCCGGTCGCTGCCGCTCGCCACCGAGCACCTCCACATCGCCACCTCGCGCGCCGGCGAGCGCGCCGGCGTGATCGGCGCCGCCGCGCTCGCCATCGGCCACGTGCTGTCGCCGGAGTCGATCGACCGGGCGGTGGAGGCCTCGGCGGTCGCGGCTACGGGCGGCTGA